A single window of Pyrus communis chromosome 10, drPyrComm1.1, whole genome shotgun sequence DNA harbors:
- the LOC137747311 gene encoding uncharacterized protein — MAAEEDVDLSTLKSQLGQTHEPWKQEIEQRQSQVDVLQTKLMEVKLCIEGSEEDSKKELEVLWRRVKTTATVLTYLKSKARVMAVPHLAHTSCGIKQLEGVGLVDKNGTPLSGWSRNVDLTIFDSLDEETWVGISNQHDPLDEQDAAYIGELLKSVQMVTDVMEALVKRVLLAESETAIEKEKVTFGQEEIKKKSVQIENMSVKLEEMERFALGTNGILNEMRQRVEDLVEETTRQRLRAAENEQELCHVKRDFESLKSYVSSLITVRETLLSSEKQFQTIERLFERLVAKTTQLEGEKIQKETEVQKLMEENVKLSALLDKKEAQLLAMNEQCKVMALSALNI; from the exons ATGGCAGCAGAGGAAGATGTTGACTTGTCAACCTTGAAGTCTCAGCTGGGTCAAACACATGAACCTTGGAAGCAGGAGATAGAACAGCGCCAATCCCAAGTGGATGTTTTACAAACAAAGCTTATGGAGGTAAAGCTTTGCATAGAGGGGTCCGAGGAAGATTCAAAAAAGGAATTAGAGGTTCTTTGGCGTAGAGTTAAAACTACTGCAACTGTGTTAACATACTTGAAATCAAAAGCAAGAGTAATGGCTGTTCCGCATTTAGCACATACATCATGCGGCATCAAACAATTAGAAGGGGTGGGCCTTGTTGATAAAAATGGTACACCGTTGTCTGGTTGGTCTAGGAATGTTGATCTCACTATCTTTGATAGTCTAGATGAAGAGACTTGGGTTGGGATTAGCAACCAACATGATCCTCTGGATGAACAAGATGCGGCTTATATTGGTGAACTTCTTAAATCTGTTCAGATGGTTACGGATGTAATGGAAGCTCTTGTCAAGAGAGTTTTACTGGCAGAATCTGAAACTGCAATTGAGAAGGAGAAGGTGACTTTTGGTcaggaagaaattaaaaaaaagtcgGTTCAAATTGAGAACATGTCTGTGAAGTTAGAGGAGATGGAACGCTTCGCTCTAGGAACAAATGGTATTTTAAATGAAATGCGGCAGAGAGTTGAGGATTTGGTTGAAGAAACTACTAGACAGCGGCTACGAGCTGCAGAAAACGAACAGGAGCTTTGTCATGTGAAGCGGGACTTTGAGTCTCTCAAATCATATGTCAGCAGTCTTATCACTGTGCGAGAAACTCTGCTTTCATCAGAGAAGCAGTTTCAAACTATAGAGAGACTGTTTGAGCG GCTAGTTGCAAAAACAACACAGTTAGAGGGTGAGAAAATCCAGAAAGAGACCGAAGTCCAGAAACTTATGGAAGAAAATGTGAAGCTGAGCGCTCTTCTTGACAAGAAAGAGGCCCAACTTCTGGCCATGAATGAACAATGCAAGGTGATGGCTTTGAGTGCTTTGAACATCTAA
- the LOC137747790 gene encoding uncharacterized protein gives MSYIFWNCRELGSDTVVRAFYGLIRKYQPIMIFLAETKMNDNTVDGIRRRMGYPSGFNISLIGKSGGLTLWWDIHLEVVIELFSKNLIDAHVRTVGASTWMRVTGIYGTAHRSEKAEFWQWLQHQLRPTSIHWLCSGDFNEFLWESEKTGGSPVLYNMPQYLADFMYSAKLVDLSFNGLSFTWRGTRNGDLVE, from the coding sequence ATGAGTTATATCTTTTGGAACTGTCGTGAACTTGGGTCCGACACGGTGGTTCGTGCCTTTTATGGGCTTATCAGGAAATATCAGCCCATTATGATTTTTCTAGCAGAAACGAAGATGAATGATAATACAGTGGATGGCATTCGGAGAAGAATGGGGTACCCGTCTGGCTTCAATATTTCTCTTATTGGTAAGTCTGGTGGTTTGACTCTCTGGTGGGATATACACTTAGAAGTTGTTATCGAGTTATTTTCAAAGAACCTTATAGATGCACATGTGCGAACGGTTGGGGCATCCACCTGGATGCGAGTGACAGGAATATATGGTACTGCCCATAGATCAGAGAAAGCCGAGTTTTGGCAATGGCTGCAGCACCAATTACGACCTACCTCTATTCATTGGCTTTGTAGTGGTGATTTCAATGAATTTCTTTGGGAATCGGAGAAAACAGGGGGCTCGCCTGTTTTGTATAATATGCCTCAATATTTAGCTGACTTTATGTACTCAGCGAAGCTAGTTGATCTTAGTTTCAACGGTCTTTCCTTTACTTGGCGTGGAACTCGGAATGGTGATCTAGTGGAATAG